The region CGCGTACCATCAATGAAAGCATTGAAGGAGGGTTGCAACGGTTTGTCGACGCGGGCATACAGCTCATCTGGCAAACGGGACCAGCCTTTATTGAGCGGGCCAAAGCAGCCGTAGCAGCAACCGGCTCATCGCTCATTAAAGCGTATGACTTTATTTATGACATGGATAAAGCCTATGCCGTTGCCGATTCCGTAGTGTCGCGGGCGGGTGCCTTGTCGGTATCTGAGTTGTGTCTTGTCGGACGTCCGGCTATTCTGGTTCCCCTACCTACAGCGGCAGAAGACCACCAGACAAAGAATGCGATGAGCCTGGTAGAGCATCACGCAGCCCTGCTCGTTAACGACCGGGCCGCTCGTGAAGAGCTGGTAACGGCGGCCCTGAATCTGCTGGCAAACCCCGCCCAGCAGCAAAAGTTGAGCCAGCAAATAAAAACGCTGGGCAAACCCAATGCCGCCCGTGATATTGCCAATGAAGTAATTAAACTAGCTAAGCCAGAATCTGGATTGGCCATATAACAAATTTTAAGGGCCAGGCCAGCGCTTGGCCCAAACGATTATGACATTAGATCAATTTAAATACATTTATTTTCTCGGCATCGGAGGAATTGGTATGAGTGCCCTGGCCCGCTGGTTTCAGGTGAATGGCTATGCTGTAGCTGGATACGATAAAACACCCACCGCCCTGACCAACGTACTTGAATCGGAAGGAATGGTTATCCACTTTGCGGAAGATGTTGATCAGATTCCGGCCGAATTTCGGGCTAACCCAGCCGAAACATTGGTTATTTACACCCCCGCTGTTCCCAAAACACACGCGGAGTATCTTTATTTAACCGAACAGGGTTTTACCCTCCAGAAACGATCACAGGTGCTGGGGCTGCTGGCCGGGCAAATGACAACCATCGGCGTAGCCGGTACACACGGCAAAACCACAACATCGTCGATGGTTGCGCACATACTCCGTGATTCGGGGGTTAACTGCGCGGCTTTTCTGGGCGGAATTACCAACAATTACGGCACAAACTTCCTGCTCAATGAACCAGCCGACGACCTCAAATCCGTCGTTTGTGTCGTTGAAGCGGATGAGTTCGACCGCTCTTTCCTGACGCTCTTTCCCAAATACGCCATCGTAACCTCTACGGATGCCGACCATCTCGATATTTACGGAGCACATGATGCTGTCCTTGAATCGTTCGGCAAGTTTGTTGGCCAGATTGAGCCCGATGGCGTTCTGTTTATGAAAAAAGGGCTTTCGCTGACGGATAAAACCCAGGCGGCCGTTCGCCCTTATTCGTTGAAAGAGGGCGACTATTACAGCCAGAACTTACGGATCGAGAATGCGTCATTCGTCTTCGATCTGGTCTATCCGGGTGGTGTCATCGCTGATATTCATTTGTTAGTTCCGGGTTTTCACAATGTGGAAAATGCCGTGGCCGCCGGAGCAGTAGCGCTTGAAGTTGGCGTTTCGCCAGAAGCCATTCGATCGGCGCTGACGAGTTACCGGGGGGTTCGCCGTCGTTTCGAGTATATTTTGAAAACCGATTCGACTGTTTTCATCGACGACTATGCCCACCACCCGGCGGAGGTAGAGGCTTTTTTATCGTCGGTAAAAGCACTTTACCCCAATCGTGACATAACGGCTATTTTCCAACCCCACCTCTTTAGCCGCACACGCGACTTTGCCGACGGGTTCGCCGAGAGCCTTTCTCTGGCAGATCACGTCATTTTATTAGATATTTACCCGGCGCGTGAATTACCAATGGAAGGAGTTACTTCCGATCTGATTTTTCGGAACATACACTCGAAAACCAAAATAAAATGCACCAAAGCTGAATTAGTCAACGTTCTGCGGGAAATGAAGCCTTCTCTACTTGTCACTATAGGGGCGGGGGATATTGACCAACAGCTGGAAACAATAAAAACCCTGCTAAAAGACCAATAGATAAAAATATCCAAAAAACAACCCAGCTTATTTACAGATGTTTTCTACCTTTAAATCATCCAAAAAGTGGTTACTCTCGGCAGGAGGTATTTTTACCCTGTTCGGACTTATTGCTTTTACGGAAGTTCGACATGGGCAAAAACGCGTTAAATCGGTTGTTGTCAGGTTGGATGAGGTTGACGGTCATCGTTTTTTGACACGTCGGGATGTAATTGGGTATCTTACCAACGAGGGGGCCGACCCGGTAGTTGGGGAAACCTACGACAATGTCAACCTCCGACGGCTGGAGGAAAGGCTGCGGCAGCATGGTTTAGTAAAAAGTTGTCAGGTCTCCCGTGACTTAAATGGTGACTTGCTCGTCAGTATAGAGCAGCCTCACCCGTTGGCGCGGCTAATGCCGTCGGGTGATGGAGTTAGAAGTGTATCGGGGCAGTATGTAAGCGAAGAAGGCCGTTTTTTCCCGATTTCGATGAATTACTCAGCGCGGGTACCGGTTTTAACGGGGAGTTTTTTTGCTCAGAACCGTTCGTTGGCGAACAAACGAAACCAACCGCTGTTGGAATTGTTAAAGCGCATACATGACGACGCATTCTGGCGGGCGCAAATTACCGAATTATCGGTAGATGAGCAGGGGGATGTAACTATGTGGCCGCAGATAGGTAACCACCGGATTGAGTTTGGTCCGCCTACTGAGCTGGATGCGAAGTTTAAGAAGTTAAAATTAGTGTATACGGACGTTTTGCCGGCTAAAGGCTGGAATCGCTATAGCCGGGTGAGCGTTCAGTACCGAAATCAAATAGTTTGCGAATGACATCAACAGGCATGGACGAGAAAATAGTAGTTGGTCTGGACATTGGCAGTACCAAAGTATGTGCCGTAGCTGGCCGATTGATTCGGAATAATAAAGATCAGGAAACACTCGAAGTATTGGGTGTGGGCGAAACGAATTTGACCGATGGTGTAGCGAAAGGTTCTGTCGTTAATGTCAACAATACCGTAAATGCCATCAGACGTGCGGTAGCTGATGCATCGAATCAGTCGAATCTGAACATTCACCTTGTAAACGTCAGTTTCAGCGGTTCCCATGTCACATCGATCAAATCGAGTGGCAGCATTACCCGCTCGTCGTCGGGAGACGAAGTGCAGACAGAAGACATTGACCATCTTCTCAATGACATGTACCGCACGTCCATACCGGCCGATAAGGAAATTATCCATGTGCTGCCAATGGATTTCGTGGTTGATAATGAAACCAGTGTAAATCAACCCGTTGGTCGAAACGGCGTCAAACTTGGCGCTGATTTTCAGCTCATTACTGCTCAGGCTAACGCAGCTCGCAATATTCGCAAGTGTATTGTACGCAATAACCTGGCTCAGGATACCATGATGCTGTCTGCCCTGGCATCCGGACTGGCGGTATTGACCGATGAAGAAAAATACGCGGGCGTTGCCCTCGTCGATATTGGTGGAGGCACTACTGAAATGGCCATTTATTACCGGAATGTCCTGCGTCATGTAGCTGTTTTCCCCTGGGCAGGCAACAGCCTGACCTCGGATATTCAGGCAGGCTGCAAAATCCTCCCGAACCAGGCCGAACTTCTCAAGAAAAAATTTGGCAGCGCTAACCCGAATGA is a window of Spirosoma linguale DSM 74 DNA encoding:
- a CDS encoding UDP-N-acetylmuramate/alanine ligase (TIGRFAM: UDP-N-acetylmuramate/alanine ligase~PFAM: Mur ligase middle domain protein; cytoplasmic peptidoglycan synthetase domain protein~KEGG: hypothetical protein), with protein sequence MTLDQFKYIYFLGIGGIGMSALARWFQVNGYAVAGYDKTPTALTNVLESEGMVIHFAEDVDQIPAEFRANPAETLVIYTPAVPKTHAEYLYLTEQGFTLQKRSQVLGLLAGQMTTIGVAGTHGKTTTSSMVAHILRDSGVNCAAFLGGITNNYGTNFLLNEPADDLKSVVCVVEADEFDRSFLTLFPKYAIVTSTDADHLDIYGAHDAVLESFGKFVGQIEPDGVLFMKKGLSLTDKTQAAVRPYSLKEGDYYSQNLRIENASFVFDLVYPGGVIADIHLLVPGFHNVENAVAAGAVALEVGVSPEAIRSALTSYRGVRRRFEYILKTDSTVFIDDYAHHPAEVEAFLSSVKALYPNRDITAIFQPHLFSRTRDFADGFAESLSLADHVILLDIYPARELPMEGVTSDLIFRNIHSKTKIKCTKAELVNVLREMKPSLLVTIGAGDIDQQLETIKTLLKDQ
- a CDS encoding hypothetical protein (KEGG: hypothetical protein), producing the protein MFSTFKSSKKWLLSAGGIFTLFGLIAFTEVRHGQKRVKSVVVRLDEVDGHRFLTRRDVIGYLTNEGADPVVGETYDNVNLRRLEERLRQHGLVKSCQVSRDLNGDLLVSIEQPHPLARLMPSGDGVRSVSGQYVSEEGRFFPISMNYSARVPVLTGSFFAQNRSLANKRNQPLLELLKRIHDDAFWRAQITELSVDEQGDVTMWPQIGNHRIEFGPPTELDAKFKKLKLVYTDVLPAKGWNRYSRVSVQYRNQIVCE
- a CDS encoding cell division protein FtsA (TIGRFAM: cell division protein FtsA~PFAM: cell division protein FtsA~KEGG: cbc:CbuK_1914 cell division protein), coding for MTSTGMDEKIVVGLDIGSTKVCAVAGRLIRNNKDQETLEVLGVGETNLTDGVAKGSVVNVNNTVNAIRRAVADASNQSNLNIHLVNVSFSGSHVTSIKSSGSITRSSSGDEVQTEDIDHLLNDMYRTSIPADKEIIHVLPMDFVVDNETSVNQPVGRNGVKLGADFQLITAQANAARNIRKCIVRNNLAQDTMMLSALASGLAVLTDEEKYAGVALVDIGGGTTEMAIYYRNVLRHVAVFPWAGNSLTSDIQAGCKILPNQAELLKKKFGSANPNEYNLNEVVAVPGLSNRKPKDVLLKNVAVIIEDRLREIAALVQAEIIRSGYDGKLLGGIVLTGGSALIPGVELIFGRVTGVEEVRVGYPEHLEPNGRADLVGDPAYATAVGLVWAGYKTIDNRISFISDPNRTYKEEDQPVGPTRPVYSPGSSATKPPVGPKQPEPEPKKSWFDKLKEALQPTRGSETDTY